The Gossypium hirsutum isolate 1008001.06 chromosome A13, Gossypium_hirsutum_v2.1, whole genome shotgun sequence nucleotide sequence CACCTTTCACTTTATAAACATGTCGGATTATTAAAGTAGCTGCTAATCAACCAAGTCTCAGCTAAATTCAGCAGCCCCATAACACCCTACTTAACTCTATATTTTCTATTCAAAAAGCTTGGACAGTTTCGTCTTTCCAtacacacaaaaagaaaaaaaatggaccACCTATATCCTCAGCCTAAGTTCCCCACTCTTACCAAATTCTTAGGTTGTCCTatccaaaaatttcatccatacctCTGTTAAACAAAAGGTTATATTCTACctcttaaaaaagaaataaataaataacccatTTTTCTCTATACTTTTCCTTACaaatatatgtatgttatatgaGATCTCTTATTGTATTAATATTTCCTCTCTCTCTTGATTTTCTTCCATGTCTTGTTCTGAACTGACAAAAACaacaagagagagaaaaaacCAGACAATCAGTTTCAGCTAAGACATTAGTAAGTAACACActttaaaagtttaaaagaaaaaaaaaactattattacCCTTGTTCAAGTGCAAGTGTAAAACAATGAGCTTTAAGACATAGTTAAAATCTGTCGTAGAACTGATGATCTTGATGTGTTAAAGAACAAAGTCACATGGAAGATTCACACTTTGGGTCTTAAAAAAGATGGAAGCTTTAGCTAAAGAACCTGAAGGGGTTGTGGTAGTCATCGACATTGATGGAGAAGAAGAACAAGCAAACCAGACAGACAACGAGGAGCAACGACAAGGGACCAACAGCAGCAGGTGTTCGTCGTCTTGTTCGATTGAAGCAAAATCTGGGACAAGTGAGATCATAAAGGAGAGGGGATCTTCGGTGTCGGATACTAgttgttcttcttcttccttaGAAGTGGATCTGGAAGCTGAGGTGGTGACTGAAACCAAGCTGCATTTGGACAATGTGGAGAGGGATTGTCGGATTTGTCATCTCAGCTTGGATCCAAGTTACCAAGAATGTGATTTGCCTATTGAGTTGGGGTGTTCTTGCAAAGATGATTTAGCTGCTGCTCATAAACAGTGTGCTGAAGCCTGGTTCAAAATTAAGGGAAACAGGTAAaacattttttattgttttgagaTATTATTGTCTTATTTTGGTATGTACTGTAAGAAATGTGGGTGAATCTTTGTTGTAGCCATTGCATTATAGATTGGTTATATACTAGGAAGAACTTGGTAAATTTGCTGGTTTTTGAGAAAGGGTCCTCATTGGATTTATTCTGAATATGCTGTAAATACTAAGTttcaaattgcattttgctcACTATTCTTAAACAATGAGCAAATTAATCCTTGTGGATTAGACCGAAGAGCAAATCAgttcttttttgttaaaaaattcatttatttccaTTGTTAAAAACGATTATGCTtgacaaaataacaaaataatagcacGTGATGTGTTATGTGTATCTCGTGCTGACATACATGAGCTAGTTTTTATCAAAAggattaatttactctttgatttaactTAGGTAGAttaatttacccaatttttttGTAGAAGGGCAAAATGTAATCTTAGGTTCTTCATGGTACTTTTTATGCTGAATATGCTCTGCTATGTTGATCATTCTCTTGCAATTGCAAGGCCTCCTTACTGTGTTTCGGTTTTCTAGTTAAGCTGGATCAAGGTGTAAGCGGCTAATACACGGCGGATTGTATCGTGTTATCTATCTTGTTCTTGTTGCAGGCATAAGCAGTTAAATATCAGACATGAACTGATTTGTATGTTTTACCTAGATTATGTCTTGGTCGATTGAGTCTCCTACTGATTTGTATGTTACAATGCTTTTTTCCCCCAGAATATGTGAGATTTGTGGATCCACTGCTCGGAACGTTGCTTGCATGAACGAGACTGAGATGACAGAGCAGTGGAATGATTCGAATGATTCCATAGCTGTGGCGGCGG carries:
- the LOC107929620 gene encoding uncharacterized protein, yielding MEALAKEPEGVVVVIDIDGEEEQANQTDNEEQRQGTNSSRCSSSCSIEAKSGTSEIIKERGSSVSDTSCSSSSLEVDLEAEVVTETKLHLDNVERDCRICHLSLDPSYQECDLPIELGCSCKDDLAAAHKQCAEAWFKIKGNRICEICGSTARNVACMNETEMTEQWNDSNDSIAVAAAAAVPVRTRGADPRNFWQGHRFLNFLLACMVFAFVISWLFHFNIPS